In the genome of Zobellia nedashkovskayae, the window CTACCAACTTCATAGGAAGAAATATTGACTAAGCTTGTAAGACACTACGTTCAAGACCACAAGTTAATAGTTAAAAAACGTATTCAATCCGTTTAAAAAGTTACGTTTGCAAAACCAACAACTCACTAATTACCTCTCAAGTAAAATGCCTGCTTTTAGTCTCTCATCGATTTCAGAACATTTCAAAAAAATTTCCTTTTTACAAACCTCAATAGCTATTGTCTATCTCTGGTTTGGCGCACTTAAATTTTTTAATGATGTTAGTCCGGCCGAAGAATTGGCAAAAGAAACCATTACCTCACTAACTTTTGGTTTAATTCCTCCCAACGTTTCCATTTTTCTGCTTGCCGTTTTAGAGGTAGGTATTGGTATTTTTCTTTTATTCGACCTATTTAGAAAACAAACTATTATTGTAACCTTATTGCATATGGTGTGTACCTTTTCTTCCTTACTACTCCTTAAAGAAGCCTCATTTACTTATAGCCCGTTTGCACCAACCCTTCTAGGTCAATACGTTATAAAAAACTTGATTATAATTGCCGCCTTAATTTCCATTTACCAGAACACGAAAAAAGCAGAAAAGGCAGCATTTAACAGTTCTACTACAGATTAAAAAGAACACTATTTCTAACTTTTTTCTGCTAAAAATAATAATAGCATATATATTTACATACCAGATGGTTGTGATAAAAAATTAAGAAAGTTTAAGATATTTATCAAAACCTGACAAAAGTCATATTAAATAGATAGTACGAGCCGTAGTTTTACGGCATAATTCAGGTAGGTATGAGTGTCATTTTTGTGTTATTGACCATAAGCATTGTTATTGCGGTCATATTTTTTATCGCTTTCATCGTTTCGGTGAAAAGCGGTCAATACGATGATTCGTATACTCCATCTGTACGCATGCTTTTTGACGACGAACTGGTTAAGACTAAAAAAACCAGTGCCAAAAAGTTTGAAAAAGAGAAAATCCAACTAAATAAACAAGTATAATTATGGAAGTACAGCAGTTTTATTACGATAACAAAATCGTGAAAAATTTCCTCTATGCAACCATGTTCTGGGGTATTGTGGGTATGTCTGTAGGCTTATTGTTAGCCTTAATGTTCATGTTCCCCAACTTAACCGACGGAATATCATGGTTAAGTTTTGGTCGTTTGCGCCCATTGCATACCAATGCGGTAATTTTTGCATTTGTGGGTAATGCTATTTTTGCGGGGGTTTATTACTCCACGCAACGTTTGCTAAAAGCGCGTATGTATAGCGATTTTCTAAGTAAGTTCAACTTTTGGGGCTGGCAGGCAATTATTGTCTCAGCGGCTATTACCCTTCCATTAGGGTATACCAGCACAAAAGAATATGCTGAACTTGAATGGCCTATAGATATAGCCATTGCCGTAGTTTGGGTTGCTTTTGGCGTCAACCTTATCGGTACCATGATAAAAAGAAGACAGCGTCACCTTTACGTAGCTATCTGGTTTTATTTGGCAACGTTCGTAACGGTAGCTGTTCTACACATCTTTAACAATATAGAATTACCTGTTAGCGCATTAAAAAGCTACTCGGTTTACGCAGGTGTTCAAGATGCCTTGGTACAATGGTGGTACGGTCATAATGCGGTGGCATTTTTCTTAACCACTCCGTTCTTGGGTCTTATGTACTACTTTGTACCTAAAGCGGCAAATAGACCGGTTTACTCTTATAGACTGTCTAT includes:
- a CDS encoding DoxX family membrane protein → MQNQQLTNYLSSKMPAFSLSSISEHFKKISFLQTSIAIVYLWFGALKFFNDVSPAEELAKETITSLTFGLIPPNVSIFLLAVLEVGIGIFLLFDLFRKQTIIVTLLHMVCTFSSLLLLKEASFTYSPFAPTLLGQYVIKNLIIIAALISIYQNTKKAEKAAFNSSTTD
- the ccoS gene encoding cbb3-type cytochrome oxidase assembly protein CcoS; translation: MSVIFVLLTISIVIAVIFFIAFIVSVKSGQYDDSYTPSVRMLFDDELVKTKKTSAKKFEKEKIQLNKQV